In Lotus japonicus ecotype B-129 chromosome 5, LjGifu_v1.2, one genomic interval encodes:
- the LOC130719804 gene encoding probable inactive nicotinamidase At3g16190: MAEDWKHTALLVIDMQKDFIERGPVLLKGGKDIVPNVIKAVEVARERGILIVWVVREHDPLGRDVELFRRHLYGPGKVGPTSKGSEGAELVDGLVIREGDYKLVKTRFSAFFSTHLHSVLQGAGINSLVVTGVQTPNCIRQTVFDAVALDYKPVTVIVDATAAATPDIHLANVFDMKNVGVETPTLQEWS, translated from the exons ATGGCTGAGGATTGGAAACACACAGCTCTTCTTGTCATCGACATGCAG AAAGATTTTATAGAAAGAGGTCCTGTGCTACTGAAAGGAGGGAAAGATATTGTCCCCAATGTGATTAAGGCTGTGGAAGTTGCCAGGGAGCGTGGAATTCTTATAGTTTGG GTTGTACGCGAACATGATCCCTTAGGAAGAGATGTTGAACTCTTTCGTCGTCATCTATATGGTCCAGGGAAAGTTGGTCCAACCTCTAAAGGAAGTGAAGGCGCAGAATTAGTTGATGGGTTGGTAATTAGAGAAGGGGATTATAAACTGGTGAAAACCAGGTTTAGTGCATTCTTTTCTACACACCTTCATTCAGTCCTTCAAGGAGCTGGAATTAATAGTTTGGTGGTCACGG GTGTTCAAACTCCAAACTGTATCAGGCAAACTGTCTTTGATGCTGTAGCATTGGACTACAAACCTGTAACTGTTATTGTTGACGCCACAGCGGCAGCGACACCTGACATTCATCTTG CCAATGTGTTTGACATGAAAAATGTTGGAGTTGAAACCCCAACATTACAAGAGTGGAGCTAA
- the LOC130721306 gene encoding probable inactive nicotinamidase At3g16190, giving the protein MAEDWKHTALLVIDMQKDFIERGPVLLKGGKDIVPNVIKAVEVARERGILIVWVVREHDPLGRDVELFRRHLYGPGKVGPTSKGSEGAELVDGLVIREGDYKLVKTRFSAFFSTHLHSVLQGAGINSLVVTGVQTPNCIRQTVFDAVALDYKPVTVIVDATAAATPDIHLANVFDMKNVGVETPTLQEWSESKA; this is encoded by the exons ATGGCTGAGGATTGGAAACACACAGCTCTTCTTGTCATCGACATGCAG AAAGATTTTATAGAAAGAGGTCCTGTGCTACTGAAAGGAGGGAAAGATATTGTCCCCAATGTGATTAAGGCTGTGGAAGTTGCCAGGGAGCGTGGAATTCTTATAGTTTGG GTTGTACGCGAACATGATCCCTTAGGAAGAGATGTTGAACTCTTTCGTCGTCATCTATATGGTCCAGGGAAAGTTGGTCCAACCTCTAAAGGAAGTGAAGGCGCAGAATTAGTTGATGGGTTGGTAATTAGAGAAGGGGATTATAAACTGGTGAAAACCAGGTTTAGTGCATTCTTTTCTACACACCTTCATTCAGTCCTTCAAGGAGCTGGAATTAATAGTTTGGTGGTCACGG GTGTTCAAACTCCAAACTGTATCAGGCAAACTGTCTTTGATGCTGTAGCATTGGACTACAAACCTGTAACTGTTATTGTTGACGCCACAGCGGCAGCGACACCTGACATTCATCTTG CCAATGTGTTTGACATGAAAAATGTTGGAGTTGAAACCCCAACATTACAAGAGTGGAGCGAATCCAAAGCTTGA